The region TACCGCTCGGGTGAGGCGCATGACATCGGTGATTTCCACATTCGCAAGGTGATCGCGGATGATGCTCTTTGCCATAGCCACTGCCAGGTGGTTTTTGCCGGTGCCGCAATTGCCGGTCATAACAAGCCCGGTACCGGCATTAAGTCGCTCAGGCCAGCTGCTGGCATAACGCTGACAAGCCGCGAGATTTTTGGCGGCATCCTGATTGATGGCCTGGTAGTTATCGAATTCACATGCTTCGAACCGTCGTGCAATCCCGGCATTGTCTATCAGGTCGGCTACTCGTAATGCGCGCAGACTGGCTTCAATGTCAGCAAGTTCCGCTTTCACACACTCCGGGCACTGGGAGTGCTTAACATTTTCAACGCCACGATACGCTTTTCCAATGAGGGTAATACGCTCAAAATCGCCATGCTTCTCGCAGGTGGAGGTGCTGACTTCGCCTGACTCCCAGCTTCCCCATTGCCACGGTTTTTTATGCTCTACAGCGAAAGCCAGTTCTTCACTAAGCCCTTCACGTTTCGCCACCAGAGCTTCCCTTTCTTCACGTTGTTTGATACTCAGCATTGTGATTTCTCCTGCTTACCAGTTGCAGTCTGACTGGCCATAATCTTGCTCACTGAACCCGGACACCGGCAAACCTCCAGACCTTCCGTTTGTTGGGCCAGACGGTGCCTGCCATGCCTCTTCGAAATGCCGATCGGGACCAAAGAAAGTCGCCGCCTGTTTCACGTACTGTGTTCCAGCACTACCTGTAGCACGGACATAACCGGCATAACGGTTTACGCCAGCCAGCATTGCCTCAGTGGTAACACCGTCTTTAATTCGAGCTTTCCAGGCTTTCCAGGCAGCGGCCTTGGAATTACCACCAGCACGTTTTGGGTATGCCTGCCATGCCTGCTCGAACTCGTTGGAATAGTTTCCTTTGGAAGAGCGATTTTCAGAATCGTTGTCAGATGAACCGTTATATTTAGGTTCTATGACTGATTCATTGACTGGTTCAAAAGAGTGACTGATTCTGGGTGCAGCTCCTGCACTACCCCCTAGTGAATCTCCTGCACTATGGGGTGAATCTCCTGCACCAGGTAGTGAACTATTTGCACTACCCCCTAGTGAATCTCCTGCACTATGGGGTGAATCTCCTGCACCAGGTAGTGAACTATTTGCACTACCCCCTAGTGAATCTCCTGCACTATGGGGTGAATCTCCTGCACCAGGTAGTGAACTATTTGCACTACCCCCTAGTGAATCTCCTGCACTACTAAAATCAAGGCGATAAACATTACTTGAGTTACCTTTTGGCCCCGGGCGAAGTTCTTTTTTTACCAAGCCGCATTCACACAAAGCATCAATGTGATTCATCACAGATCGCTTACTGATTTCACACTGATCCGCTATGTGTTGATAGCTCGGCCAGCACTCACCGCGATCACTTGCGTTATCGGCCAACTTCAGGAGGACGAGCTTACGAAGTGGATTACCTACCCTTACCTTCATTGCCTTAACCATCAATTCCATGCTCATGCGACACCCGCCAACACATTTTCGTTACTGAATTCAGCAAACAGCAAAGGCTCGCTGACGCAATAATGCCGTGACATGTCACACTCCTGAGGATGGGGGGAAAATATCCTCGATAGATAAGTTCTTACCGTTTTTTCTCAATACTTCTACCAACTGATGGCATGTTTTAATATCAGGAGTTCGCCTTCCTGATTCGTAATGGCCAATAGAACTAATAGTCTGACCAATTTCCTCAGCCAGACCACGCTGGGTAAGGTGAAGCGATAGTCTTAATTTTCTAAGATTGTTCATGGGTCCTCCTCATAGGAGAATCAAATGTACATTATGTAGTTTACATAATCAAACAAATTGTACATATTGTGCATTGAGGAAAACTACACAAGGTGTATCATTTAGACCATGAAAAAACACTGGAACGAACTGGCTAAAACCAGACTGGCTGCGCTTGGAATGACCCAAGCAGAACTCTCTGAGAAGATGGGTGTAACTCAGGGTGCAATGGGCCATTGGCTTAACGGGCGAAGAAGTCCATCGCTAGCAGACGTTGGCTCTATATTCCAGATCCTTGGAATATCTGGGGCTTCCATAAATCCAGACGGGACTTTCACTGTCTCGGAGGATCTAACCCTACCCCCTGTTAAACAGCAGTATGAGTACCCCCTATTTACAACAGTGCAAGCTGGTCAGTTTGCT is a window of Enterobacter cloacae complex sp. ECNIH7 DNA encoding:
- a CDS encoding ATP-binding protein, translated to MLSIKQREEREALVAKREGLSEELAFAVEHKKPWQWGSWESGEVSTSTCEKHGDFERITLIGKAYRGVENVKHSQCPECVKAELADIEASLRALRVADLIDNAGIARRFEACEFDNYQAINQDAAKNLAACQRYASSWPERLNAGTGLVMTGNCGTGKNHLAVAMAKSIIRDHLANVEITDVMRLTRAVKSTWRHNAEMTEEDVIERFASLDLLIIDEVGVQFGSPTEMTILQEIINARYESILPTILISNLTFDQLKETIGERIVDRVTDGGRNRLAFGWGSFRAIASGVVA
- a CDS encoding helix-turn-helix domain-containing protein → MSMELMVKAMKVRVGNPLRKLVLLKLADNASDRGECWPSYQHIADQCEISKRSVMNHIDALCECGLVKKELRPGPKGNSSNVYRLDFSSAGDSLGGSANSSLPGAGDSPHSAGDSLGGSANSSLPGAGDSPHSAGDSLGGSANSSLPGAGDSPHSAGDSLGGSAGAAPRISHSFEPVNESVIEPKYNGSSDNDSENRSSKGNYSNEFEQAWQAYPKRAGGNSKAAAWKAWKARIKDGVTTEAMLAGVNRYAGYVRATGSAGTQYVKQAATFFGPDRHFEEAWQAPSGPTNGRSGGLPVSGFSEQDYGQSDCNW
- a CDS encoding helix-turn-helix transcriptional regulator, encoding MNNLRKLRLSLHLTQRGLAEEIGQTISSIGHYESGRRTPDIKTCHQLVEVLRKNGKNLSIEDIFPPSSGV